Proteins found in one Nostoc sp. NIES-3756 genomic segment:
- a CDS encoding response regulator, giving the protein MIKVLLVDDQNLIRQGLKALLELEPDLEIIGEAENGKIALDLTAQFHPDVILMDIRMPIMDGVAATQLIQQNFPRVKVLVLTTFDDDEYVKAALQHGAMGYLLKDTPSEELAVAIRAVHKGYTQLGPGIVKKLLTQFQATPNHTPPAPPNLTELTPREKEVLKLIAIGASNREIAQQLYISEGTVKNHVTNILNRLSLRDRTQAAIIANTYLDYFNESE; this is encoded by the coding sequence ATGATTAAAGTTTTGTTAGTAGATGATCAAAATCTCATCCGTCAAGGATTAAAAGCATTATTAGAGTTAGAACCAGATTTAGAAATTATTGGCGAGGCAGAAAATGGTAAAATTGCCCTTGATTTAACTGCTCAATTTCACCCAGATGTAATCTTGATGGATATCAGAATGCCAATTATGGATGGAGTTGCAGCCACACAACTAATTCAACAAAATTTTCCGAGAGTTAAAGTCTTAGTTTTGACAACTTTTGATGATGATGAATATGTCAAAGCTGCTTTACAACATGGAGCGATGGGTTATCTACTCAAAGATACACCCTCAGAAGAATTAGCTGTGGCAATTCGCGCAGTTCATAAGGGGTATACTCAACTAGGGCCAGGGATAGTCAAAAAACTCTTAACCCAGTTTCAGGCGACACCCAACCACACACCCCCCGCGCCTCCTAATTTAACGGAACTTACCCCCAGAGAAAAAGAAGTTTTAAAACTAATTGCTATAGGTGCTAGTAACCGCGAAATTGCCCAACAACTGTATATTTCTGAGGGAACAGTCAAAAATCATGTGACTAATATATTAAATCGGCTGAGTTTGCGCGATCGCACTCAAGCCGCTATTATTGCCAATACCTATTTAGATTATTTCAATGAGTCTGAGTAA
- a CDS encoding sensor histidine kinase: protein MSRAIKLNNHPFRFLLYLEWVLLAISIITSVLPYPSPKFSSRFPELTILSLTIFGLMGLRLPTHNNINKVIYTACEIFLIFITGLFEGRAARMFPFLHIILVTRSCLIFPLPGRLAVTFFSFSLFLFTLVNRLPRPPLPVQAQERFRFFTLSLTLVFGLSLIFVLLLMNSLLSERKSREELAVANEKLRQYALRIENQATLEERNRIAREIHDSLGHSLTALNLQLETALKLASSNPDKAQSFLSRAKELASKALQDVRNSVSTMRSHPLQEKTLEQAIDILAKEFQHHTGIVLTCVLNVDDQLSMEVNTAIYRIIQESLTNISKHARATRVNLEICLSRGSLLLIIQDNGRGFDIQQNTTGFGLQSMRDRTLALGGKFTINSTIGGGCQITVDIPSSRLT, encoded by the coding sequence ATGAGTCGAGCCATTAAATTAAACAATCATCCTTTCCGCTTCTTACTCTACTTAGAATGGGTATTACTAGCAATATCTATTATCACATCTGTCTTGCCCTATCCTTCACCAAAATTTTCCAGTAGATTTCCTGAACTGACGATATTGAGCCTGACAATTTTTGGCTTAATGGGCTTGCGATTACCTACACATAACAACATCAATAAAGTAATTTATACAGCCTGTGAAATCTTTTTGATTTTTATTACTGGGTTGTTTGAAGGTAGAGCGGCAAGAATGTTCCCCTTCCTCCATATTATTTTGGTGACTCGTAGTTGTTTAATTTTTCCATTACCTGGACGTTTAGCTGTTACTTTTTTCTCTTTTAGTTTATTTTTATTCACATTAGTCAATAGATTACCTCGTCCTCCATTACCAGTACAAGCACAAGAGCGGTTTCGTTTTTTCACTTTGAGCTTGACACTAGTATTCGGGCTAAGTTTAATCTTCGTTTTACTATTAATGAATAGCTTATTATCTGAAAGAAAAAGCCGAGAAGAATTAGCGGTGGCAAACGAGAAACTGCGTCAATATGCTCTACGAATTGAAAATCAAGCAACTCTAGAAGAACGTAATCGGATCGCGCGAGAAATTCATGACTCTTTAGGACATTCTCTGACTGCATTGAATTTACAATTAGAGACTGCGTTAAAATTAGCCTCATCTAATCCCGATAAAGCACAAAGTTTTTTATCTAGAGCAAAAGAGCTTGCTTCCAAAGCTTTGCAAGATGTACGCAATTCTGTTTCTACTATGCGTTCTCATCCATTGCAAGAAAAAACTTTAGAACAGGCAATTGATATTTTGGCAAAAGAGTTTCAACACCATACGGGAATTGTATTAACTTGTGTGCTGAATGTTGATGATCAATTATCGATGGAAGTGAATACAGCTATCTATCGAATTATACAGGAATCATTAACAAACATATCTAAGCACGCCAGAGCTACAAGAGTTAATTTAGAAATTTGTTTGAGTAGAGGTAGCTTATTGTTGATAATTCAGGATAATGGAAGAGGGTTTGATATCCAACAAAATACCACAGGTTTTGGATTACAAAGTATGCGCGATCGCACTTTAGCATTAGGAGGTAAATTCACAATCAACAGCACCATTGGTGGTGGTTGTCAAATTACCGTTGATATTCCTTCAAGTAGATTGACATGA
- a CDS encoding Spy/CpxP family protein refolding chaperone, with protein sequence MQLKPLSLLAGAIALTLTTTPFAVHAQTNSSAASVIAQGARKGPWESLGLSNEQKSRIKQIMDNSRTQIEAVFTPEQKAKLEAARQARQAQRQQGQRPQAGRRGNVADLNLTQDQKNRIKSIRQSSKQQIEAVLTPEQRAKLQELKANRRQRWQQRQNNQTPPQS encoded by the coding sequence ATGCAACTCAAGCCATTATCTCTGCTAGCTGGAGCGATCGCTCTGACTTTAACTACTACTCCCTTTGCTGTTCATGCACAAACAAATTCTTCTGCCGCGTCAGTAATTGCACAAGGTGCGCGGAAAGGGCCTTGGGAAAGTTTGGGACTAAGCAACGAACAGAAGTCCAGAATAAAACAAATTATGGATAACAGCCGCACTCAAATCGAAGCAGTTTTTACCCCAGAACAAAAGGCTAAGTTAGAAGCAGCGCGTCAAGCACGTCAGGCACAGCGTCAACAAGGCCAGCGTCCTCAAGCTGGTAGGCGCGGTAATGTTGCTGACTTGAATTTGACTCAAGACCAAAAAAATAGAATCAAATCAATTCGTCAATCATCAAAACAACAAATTGAAGCTGTTTTAACCCCTGAACAGCGAGCAAAACTACAAGAACTAAAAGCTAATCGTCGTCAGCGTTGGCAGCAAAGACAGAATAATCAAACTCCACCTCAAAGCTGA
- the sipA gene encoding regulatory protein SipA → MSEEFIVGSKVRVVALPPYIKTADPMPMLRPPDVIQLGEEGTVLDRRPGGYWGVRFARGAFLIDSQYIESVDQSPKNSDVQT, encoded by the coding sequence ATGTCTGAAGAATTTATTGTCGGTAGTAAAGTCCGTGTTGTGGCGTTACCGCCCTATATCAAAACAGCAGACCCTATGCCCATGTTACGCCCCCCTGATGTAATTCAATTAGGTGAAGAAGGAACTGTGCTTGACCGTCGTCCTGGCGGGTATTGGGGTGTACGCTTTGCTAGAGGTGCATTCCTCATCGATAGCCAATATATCGAAAGCGTGGATCAGTCCCCAAAAAATAGTGATGTACAGACATAA
- a CDS encoding peroxiredoxin, producing the protein MISRRHFLHILLVSCFAVISWFNFAPTAYALGGKLPAINQPAPDFTLPTNTGDGKLSLTDLRGKWVVLYFYPKDFTAGCTIEARRFQQDLPKYLEKNAEIIGVSADDIDSHAEFCDSEGLKFPLLADTTGAVSKAYGSWIGFVSMRHSFIIDPQGILRETFVKVNPSVHSAEVLAKLQQLQAAS; encoded by the coding sequence ATGATTTCCCGCCGCCATTTTTTACACATCTTGCTTGTCAGCTGTTTTGCTGTCATCAGTTGGTTCAATTTTGCCCCTACAGCTTATGCACTTGGGGGTAAACTTCCTGCTATCAATCAACCTGCACCAGATTTTACTCTGCCAACTAATACAGGCGATGGTAAGCTTTCTCTTACTGATTTGCGTGGTAAGTGGGTAGTGCTTTATTTCTATCCCAAGGACTTTACCGCAGGTTGCACGATTGAAGCGCGTCGTTTTCAGCAAGATTTACCAAAGTATTTAGAAAAAAATGCAGAAATTATCGGTGTCAGTGCTGATGATATCGATTCCCACGCTGAGTTTTGTGATTCTGAGGGGCTAAAATTTCCTTTGCTGGCTGATACTACTGGTGCGGTTAGTAAGGCTTACGGTTCTTGGATCGGTTTTGTATCTATGCGTCATAGTTTTATTATCGATCCGCAAGGCATTCTCCGCGAAACTTTTGTCAAAGTTAATCCATCTGTTCATAGTGCAGAAGTTTTAGCCAAGCTACAACAGTTGCAGGCTGCTTCTTGA
- a CDS encoding glycosyltransferase family 4 protein, translating to MNVLMLSATFPYPPTGGGTQVRTFHLLKHLQKNHSVTVLTQRDRHVTDAEIAGLRDCVDNLVVFERPLDSGTNVGLIKKIQRFSQFLQQGTPPSVLNRYSTEIQEWIDKAVEERKYDVITCEHSVNEIYVRPHFQQHLKTIVNVHSSVYGSCLNQLTTGVSDNVLRDKINLPLLHRYEQKYCSKFSTIVVTTEEDKKQLQQFCPKTDIAIIPNGVDLVIFPYRTVDPQGHKIVFVGAMDNLANIDAVCFFANQVLPELQKSYPDTSFDIVGSRPTPEVLALQNQPGITVTGRVSSMVDYIHKATVCVVPMRTGFGIKNKTLEALAAGVPVVGSDRGLEGLAIDTPLTALRANQPAEYISAISKLFDNPQLRSQLSQNGRKLVEAEFTWDIAGKRYEQVCLG from the coding sequence ATGAATGTATTAATGCTTTCTGCAACCTTTCCCTACCCGCCTACAGGGGGAGGAACGCAAGTTAGGACATTTCATTTACTGAAGCATCTGCAAAAGAATCATTCCGTTACCGTGCTAACTCAACGCGATCGCCATGTCACAGACGCAGAAATTGCAGGCTTAAGGGATTGTGTAGATAATTTAGTTGTATTTGAGCGTCCGTTAGATAGTGGTACGAATGTAGGATTAATCAAGAAAATACAGCGATTTAGTCAATTCTTACAACAAGGAACACCACCAAGCGTACTCAACCGTTACTCAACCGAGATACAAGAGTGGATCGATAAAGCTGTAGAGGAGCGCAAATATGATGTAATTACTTGTGAACACAGCGTCAATGAAATTTATGTGCGTCCCCATTTCCAGCAACATCTCAAAACCATAGTTAATGTTCATAGTTCAGTTTATGGTTCTTGCCTGAATCAACTAACAACAGGTGTTTCGGATAATGTCTTAAGAGATAAAATTAACTTACCGCTTCTGCACCGCTATGAACAAAAGTATTGCTCTAAGTTTTCGACAATTGTAGTCACTACAGAAGAAGATAAAAAGCAATTACAACAATTCTGTCCAAAAACCGATATTGCAATTATTCCTAATGGTGTAGATTTAGTGATTTTTCCTTACCGTACCGTCGATCCACAAGGGCATAAAATAGTTTTTGTCGGGGCGATGGATAATTTAGCAAATATTGATGCTGTTTGCTTTTTTGCTAATCAAGTATTACCTGAACTGCAAAAATCTTACCCTGATACTAGTTTTGATATTGTTGGTTCTCGTCCTACACCAGAAGTTTTAGCACTACAAAATCAACCAGGAATTACTGTTACTGGACGTGTCTCTTCTATGGTAGATTATATACATAAAGCAACTGTCTGTGTTGTTCCTATGCGCACAGGTTTTGGCATTAAAAATAAAACTTTAGAAGCACTGGCCGCAGGTGTACCAGTAGTAGGAAGCGATCGCGGTTTAGAAGGACTAGCGATTGATACACCACTAACAGCACTAAGAGCCAATCAACCAGCAGAATATATTAGTGCTATCAGTAAACTATTCGACAATCCCCAACTGCGATCGCAATTATCCCAAAATGGCAGAAAACTGGTAGAAGCTGAGTTTACCTGGGATATAGCAGGTAAGCGTTATGAGCAAGTTTGTTTAGGGTAA
- a CDS encoding glycosyltransferase family 2 protein, protein MVKVTVCIPTYNRANLLPYAVNSVLAQTYTDFELIICDDGSTDNTAQIVNQWDDSRIRYIRQPVNGGRSRNMRSGFEAACGTYFIKFDDDDALTPEFLEKTVAVLDADSSIDFVCTNHWIINQNNERVESATIENSRKWGKDKLQRGVIPNLMRETFVQQSLQVGSTLFRRACLQEVDYMRPQADGCEDFDLLVRLAIAGKQGYFIPEFLMEYRFHGGQTSLKQNIHFLSAKVFCISSYKFPDEELEKLRLRKLAGTQLALGLRLIEKGDAVEGRRLLQQSTQVLGKERKLIFGLILSYLPINLRKFALEAFRQLRPKDYTEQVREVSV, encoded by the coding sequence GTGGTTAAAGTTACTGTCTGTATCCCTACCTATAATCGCGCTAATCTGTTACCTTATGCAGTCAATAGCGTATTAGCTCAAACTTATACAGATTTTGAACTAATTATCTGTGATGATGGTTCTACTGATAATACTGCTCAAATTGTCAATCAGTGGGATGATTCAAGAATCCGTTATATCAGACAACCTGTAAACGGTGGTCGTAGCCGTAATATGCGTTCTGGTTTTGAGGCTGCTTGTGGAACTTACTTCATCAAATTTGATGATGATGATGCCTTGACTCCTGAATTTCTGGAAAAAACAGTAGCTGTATTAGACGCAGACTCTAGCATAGATTTTGTTTGTACAAACCATTGGATTATTAATCAAAATAATGAAAGGGTTGAATCAGCAACAATCGAAAATTCTCGCAAGTGGGGAAAGGATAAACTCCAACGGGGTGTCATTCCTAATTTGATGCGGGAAACATTTGTGCAGCAAAGCTTACAGGTGGGTTCAACCCTATTTCGTCGAGCTTGTCTACAAGAAGTTGATTATATGCGTCCACAAGCTGATGGATGTGAGGATTTTGACTTACTGGTAAGATTAGCGATCGCAGGTAAACAAGGATATTTTATCCCAGAGTTTCTCATGGAATATCGTTTTCATGGGGGACAAACAAGTTTGAAACAAAACATACATTTTCTGTCTGCCAAAGTTTTTTGTATTAGCAGTTATAAATTCCCTGATGAGGAGTTAGAGAAACTCCGCTTGCGCAAATTAGCAGGTACGCAGCTCGCTTTAGGCTTAAGGCTAATTGAAAAAGGAGATGCTGTGGAAGGAAGAAGACTTTTGCAGCAATCAACTCAGGTATTAGGAAAAGAGCGCAAACTTATCTTCGGATTAATTTTATCTTACTTACCAATCAATCTGCGAAAATTCGCTTTAGAAGCTTTCCGCCAACTGCGTCCTAAAGATTACACTGAGCAAGTACGAGAAGTATCTGTTTAA
- a CDS encoding glycosyltransferase family A protein: MDDKPFLTIVTATLGDFSAYWLEQLLKVKGNVQFILVYPPDGTIKNINDSRVRSLKSPYKGEVIQRFTGLLNAESDYVLALDDDDFAHPDLVDFTQKYFQLFPESWVLRLKIQNIPYTDESRIKQEWEPNPEPEKLEICKKTPENPFPFQKGNYKGLLEIPIAPLDKSIDIRHIIFPWHQRKDQNGIHFENFNNRIWQTALVKPALYELSNTMKIAGALTWLPAWSLDRLLGLFVQAKFYEKDKIIGHAPPKPEQIRYVLRDGSLKEPRQILLADLLLVKRYPQYGYLWNLIFWQIYTVPKSLAKGVKLKLMKLKQSKEEVTKE, translated from the coding sequence ATGGATGATAAACCGTTTTTAACAATTGTGACTGCAACACTCGGTGATTTTTCTGCATATTGGTTAGAGCAATTATTAAAAGTTAAAGGTAACGTACAGTTTATTTTAGTTTATCCACCTGACGGAACGATTAAAAATATAAATGATTCTAGGGTGAGGAGTTTAAAAAGTCCATATAAAGGTGAAGTGATTCAGAGATTTACAGGATTGCTCAACGCCGAGAGTGATTATGTTCTAGCGTTAGATGATGATGATTTTGCTCATCCTGATCTTGTAGACTTCACACAAAAATACTTCCAACTCTTTCCAGAAAGCTGGGTTTTAAGACTAAAAATACAAAATATACCCTATACTGATGAATCCAGAATTAAACAAGAATGGGAACCAAATCCTGAGCCTGAAAAATTAGAAATATGTAAGAAAACACCTGAAAATCCTTTTCCTTTTCAAAAAGGTAATTACAAAGGTTTATTAGAAATTCCCATTGCTCCTTTAGATAAATCAATAGATATTAGACATATAATATTCCCTTGGCATCAGAGAAAAGACCAGAACGGCATTCATTTTGAAAACTTTAATAATAGAATTTGGCAAACTGCGCTAGTTAAACCAGCACTATATGAATTATCAAATACCATGAAAATTGCTGGTGCATTAACTTGGCTACCTGCATGGAGTTTAGATAGATTACTAGGTTTATTTGTGCAAGCAAAATTTTACGAAAAAGATAAAATAATTGGTCATGCTCCACCAAAGCCAGAACAAATTAGATATGTACTTCGGGATGGTAGTTTAAAAGAGCCTAGACAGATTTTATTAGCAGATTTACTGTTAGTTAAACGTTATCCACAATATGGATATTTATGGAATTTGATATTTTGGCAGATTTACACTGTACCAAAGTCATTGGCTAAGGGAGTGAAGTTGAAGTTAATGAAGTTGAAGCAGTCAAAGGAGGAAGTGACGAAAGAGTAA
- a CDS encoding transcription factor RcaD: MDTNELKFLLKLLGFPNYRAGLSAFSNFKGKDKICRELGDRELVDYSREIATVKILPAGQALLKLPSGELPITDKELKLLDKISKATGKIAPSKITAIKAAERDAILKTLSERGLIETELQRKKNGSEVWLTERGIEFLRDDYNPNKSSNPVISQELLGNYIRFLRKTLPIKLEMTDTLSPAKVESSSETINHIDDEEILQIIKKLDKELGTQNYLPIFHLRQKLQPPLSRHELDQALYRLQAQDKIEFSTLQEASVYTSEQIDAGIGQNIGGSLFFIAVN; the protein is encoded by the coding sequence ATGGATACAAATGAATTAAAGTTCCTCTTAAAGTTATTGGGATTTCCCAATTACCGAGCAGGACTCAGTGCCTTTAGTAACTTTAAAGGTAAAGATAAAATATGTCGAGAATTGGGCGATCGCGAACTGGTAGACTATTCGCGGGAGATTGCCACAGTCAAAATTTTACCTGCCGGTCAAGCCTTGCTGAAACTCCCATCAGGCGAGTTACCCATCACCGACAAAGAACTCAAGCTACTGGATAAAATCAGTAAAGCTACTGGTAAAATCGCACCAAGTAAAATCACAGCAATCAAAGCTGCTGAACGAGACGCGATATTAAAAACCCTCAGTGAAAGAGGATTAATTGAAACTGAATTGCAACGTAAAAAAAATGGATCTGAGGTTTGGTTGACTGAAAGAGGAATTGAGTTTTTGCGAGATGACTACAACCCCAATAAAAGCTCTAACCCTGTTATTAGTCAAGAACTCCTGGGTAATTACATACGTTTTTTACGTAAGACGCTGCCGATAAAGTTAGAGATGACAGATACGTTATCTCCGGCCAAAGTTGAATCATCGAGTGAAACGATTAATCATATAGATGATGAAGAAATTTTACAGATTATCAAGAAATTAGACAAAGAATTGGGAACTCAAAATTATTTACCTATCTTTCATTTGCGGCAAAAATTACAACCACCATTGTCACGGCATGAATTAGATCAGGCACTGTATCGTCTACAAGCTCAAGACAAAATTGAGTTCAGCACTTTACAAGAAGCTAGTGTTTACACATCAGAACAAATAGATGCAGGAATTGGTCAGAATATTGGTGGTTCTTTGTTTTTCATTGCCGTCAATTAA
- a CDS encoding ATP-binding protein, producing the protein MTNIDDIIIREINPFNRINPKPMNFWEESQNPSLNVESIHQDVINDIQEFLELVVTDHRSRSVMIVGDPGSGKSHLLGRLKRTLNSKAFFVYILCDWADSNNIWRHILRYTVDSLIQIPDAQTESQLILWLKSLSAFTKRSIKQRIFNDNIWDFIRSDRQKFIKHLKDTYRTARIYNPDIFFGLLHDLTNPELYTLACEWLRGDSLSEESMQTLKVKQCIETEDEAKNILANFGRISTETKPIVLCFDNLDTMPKLSDKFLDIQTFFDVNTTIHGESLKNFLVIISIITNTLNIHQNRIQQADKAGIHKYTKLKSITLEQAKALWAYLLSDIHKQADIAPKSAIFPLNSQILENSFPGKKTYPRNVINLGMIEYQKYKNDVKQQRFGTNETANNNDEKQTDETTDTENLNDLEEKVKAEFQILWQQEYQKNQLKTKKINLIASSDLIRMLQEAIEALGVYTVKPKLLSGRFTSYSLSYQQVGKQEKIGIVWTEDANMNSFFHVMNACQRVIQQNSCHKLYLIRLGSVGQGKLVGYQIYQQIFKATNHIHVKPSLTSVHYLATYHSLVNSVLSQELVIQNKVINLLQLKDLIQSLNFLDKCTLLQDLGIIPKQEADEVGGKGKPDLRPVKYFLLNLVKTQGFMGVPILITNSLDQFPAVKEPDVKLLIELLCQEKKVKIINPDAKLQDQLICLLA; encoded by the coding sequence ATGACAAATATTGACGATATTATTATTCGGGAAATTAATCCTTTTAATAGAATCAACCCAAAACCAATGAATTTTTGGGAAGAATCACAAAACCCATCACTCAATGTTGAGTCTATTCATCAAGATGTAATTAACGATATTCAAGAATTTCTTGAATTAGTAGTTACAGATCATCGTAGCCGTTCAGTCATGATTGTAGGTGATCCTGGCTCTGGTAAAAGCCATTTATTAGGTCGTCTCAAACGTACCCTCAATTCAAAAGCATTTTTTGTCTACATACTATGTGATTGGGCTGATAGCAATAATATTTGGCGGCATATTCTTCGCTATACAGTTGATAGCCTTATTCAGATTCCAGATGCACAAACAGAATCTCAATTAATATTATGGCTAAAAAGCTTATCTGCTTTCACTAAGCGTAGTATAAAACAGCGAATTTTCAACGATAATATATGGGATTTTATACGAAGTGATAGACAAAAATTTATTAAGCACTTAAAGGATACCTATAGAACAGCACGTATATACAATCCAGATATCTTTTTTGGACTATTGCATGATTTAACAAATCCAGAATTATACACATTAGCGTGTGAGTGGTTGCGAGGTGATTCTTTGAGTGAAGAATCAATGCAAACCCTTAAAGTTAAACAATGTATTGAAACAGAAGATGAAGCTAAAAACATTTTAGCTAATTTTGGGAGAATTTCTACAGAAACCAAGCCTATTGTCTTATGTTTTGATAATTTGGATACTATGCCAAAGCTGTCGGATAAATTTCTAGACATTCAAACTTTTTTCGACGTAAATACAACTATTCATGGAGAATCACTTAAAAATTTCTTAGTGATTATTAGCATTATTACTAATACGTTAAATATTCATCAGAACCGTATTCAGCAAGCAGATAAAGCTGGAATACATAAGTATACAAAGCTTAAATCTATTACTTTAGAACAAGCAAAAGCTCTTTGGGCTTATCTTCTGAGTGACATACATAAACAAGCAGATATTGCACCTAAGTCAGCTATTTTTCCATTAAATAGCCAAATTTTAGAAAACAGCTTTCCTGGTAAAAAGACATACCCAAGAAATGTAATTAACTTAGGAATGATAGAGTATCAGAAATACAAAAACGATGTTAAACAACAGAGATTTGGAACTAATGAAACAGCAAATAATAACGACGAAAAACAAACAGATGAGACAACAGACACAGAAAATCTAAATGATTTGGAAGAAAAAGTAAAAGCTGAGTTTCAAATTTTATGGCAGCAAGAGTATCAAAAAAATCAATTAAAAACTAAAAAAATAAATTTGATAGCATCATCTGATTTAATTCGGATGCTACAAGAAGCTATAGAAGCATTAGGAGTCTATACAGTTAAGCCTAAACTCCTGAGCGGACGGTTCACAAGCTACTCTTTAAGCTATCAACAAGTTGGGAAACAGGAGAAAATCGGAATAGTATGGACAGAAGATGCAAACATGAATAGCTTTTTTCATGTCATGAATGCTTGTCAAAGAGTTATTCAGCAAAATTCATGTCATAAATTATATCTGATTCGTTTAGGAAGCGTAGGTCAAGGAAAGTTAGTTGGGTATCAAATATATCAACAGATTTTTAAAGCTACTAATCATATTCATGTAAAACCATCACTCACTTCTGTCCACTACTTAGCAACATATCATAGCTTAGTAAATTCTGTACTTTCTCAAGAATTAGTAATTCAGAATAAAGTTATTAACTTGCTACAGTTAAAAGACTTAATACAATCTTTAAATTTTTTGGATAAATGTACTTTATTGCAAGATTTAGGAATTATACCTAAACAGGAAGCTGATGAAGTTGGTGGAAAAGGAAAACCTGATTTAAGACCAGTTAAATATTTCCTGTTAAATTTAGTTAAAACTCAAGGTTTTATGGGAGTACCAATTTTAATTACTAACTCTCTTGATCAGTTTCCGGCTGTAAAAGAGCCTGATGTTAAACTTTTGATTGAACTTCTATGCCAGGAGAAGAAAGTTAAAATTATTAATCCAGATGCTAAATTACAAGACCAATTGATTTGTTTACTTGCATAA